One region of Pseudomonas alvandae genomic DNA includes:
- the purL gene encoding phosphoribosylformylglycinamidine synthase: MLILRGAPALSAFRHSKLLEQLSQKVPAVSGLYAEFAHFAEVTGGLTGDEQQVLARLLKYGPSVPVQEPTGRLFLVLPRFGTISPWSSKASDIARNCGLAKIQRLERGIAFYVAGEFSEAEAQLIADGLHDRMTQVVLGNLEQAAGLFSHAEPKPLTAIDVLGGGRAALEKANAELGLALAEDEIDYLVNAFQGLKRNPHDIELMMFAQANSEHCRHKIFNASWDIDGQSQEKSLFGMIKNTYQMHNEGVLSAYKDNAAVIVGNVAGRFYPNPETRQYGAVQEPVHILMKVETHNHPTAIAPFPGASTGSGGEIRDEGATGRGAKPKAGLTGFTVSNLQIPGFEQPWEKPYGKPERIVNALDIMIEGPLGGAAFNNEFGRPALTGYFRTFEQSITTPRGEEVRGYHKPIMLAGGMGNIRAEHVQKGEIVVGSKLIVLGGPAMLIGLGGGAASSMATGTSSADLDFASVQRENPEMERRCQEVIDRCWQLGEHNPISFIHDVGAGGLSNAFPELVNDGGRGGRFELRNIPNDEPGMAPHEIWSNESQERYVLAVGPADFERFQAICERERCPFAVVGEATAEPQLTVTDSHFGNSPVDMPLEVLLGKAPRMHRSAVRETELGDDFDPSTLDIADSIERVLHHPAVASKSFLITIGDRTITGLVARDQMVGPWQVPVADVAVTATSFDVYTGEAMAMGERTPLALLDAPASGRMAIGETLTNIAASRIGKISDIKLSANWMSAAGHPGEDARLYDTVKAVGMELCPELGITIPVGKDSMSMATRWNDEGVDKSVTSPLSLIVTGFAPVTDIRQTLTPQLRMDKGTTDLILIDLGRGQNRMGASILAQVHGKLGSQAPDVDDAEDLKAFFAVIQGLNADGHLLAYHDRSDGGLLTTVMEMAFAGHCGLNLTLDSVAESAAEIPAILFNEELGAVIQVRQDATPDILAQFSAAGLAECVSVIGQPINNAHINITFNGDTVFEGQRRLLQRQWAETSYQIQRLRDNVECAEQEFDALLEEDNPGLSAKLSYDVNDNVAAPYIKKGIRPQVAVLREQGVNGQVEMAAAFDRAGFNAIDVHMSDILAGRVDLNDFKGMVACGGFSYGDVLGAGEGWAKSALFNSRARDAFQGFFERTDSFTLGVCNGCQMMSNLHELIPGSEFWPHFVRNRSEQFEARVAMVQVQESNSIFLQGMAGSRMPIAIAHGEGHAEFQSEEALLEADLSGCVSLRFVDNHGKVTETYPANPNGSPRGITGLTSRDGRVTIMMPHPERVFRAVQNSWRSDDWNEDAPWMRMFRNARVWVN, encoded by the coding sequence ATGTTGATCCTGCGCGGCGCTCCTGCCCTTTCTGCCTTTCGCCACAGCAAACTTCTTGAGCAACTGAGCCAGAAAGTCCCGGCTGTCAGCGGCTTGTATGCTGAATTCGCTCACTTCGCCGAAGTCACCGGCGGTTTGACCGGCGACGAACAGCAGGTGCTCGCGCGCCTTCTGAAGTACGGTCCAAGTGTTCCGGTCCAGGAGCCAACCGGTCGCCTGTTCCTGGTATTGCCGCGTTTCGGCACCATTTCGCCATGGTCGAGCAAGGCCAGCGACATCGCCCGCAACTGCGGCCTGGCAAAAATCCAGCGCCTGGAGCGCGGCATTGCCTTTTACGTCGCCGGTGAGTTCAGCGAGGCCGAGGCCCAACTGATCGCCGATGGCCTGCATGACCGCATGACCCAGGTCGTCCTGGGCAACCTGGAACAGGCAGCCGGCCTGTTCAGCCACGCCGAACCCAAGCCACTGACCGCCATCGACGTGCTGGGCGGTGGCCGTGCCGCGCTGGAAAAAGCCAACGCCGAGCTGGGCCTGGCCCTGGCCGAAGACGAGATCGATTACCTGGTCAACGCCTTCCAGGGCTTGAAGCGCAACCCGCATGACATCGAACTGATGATGTTCGCCCAGGCCAACTCCGAGCACTGCCGCCACAAGATCTTCAACGCCAGTTGGGACATTGACGGCCAGAGCCAGGAAAAAAGCCTGTTCGGCATGATCAAGAACACCTACCAGATGCACAACGAAGGTGTGCTGTCGGCCTACAAGGACAACGCCGCAGTCATCGTCGGCAACGTTGCCGGTCGTTTCTACCCGAACCCTGAGACCCGCCAGTACGGTGCGGTCCAGGAGCCGGTGCACATCCTCATGAAGGTCGAGACCCACAACCACCCGACGGCCATTGCCCCGTTCCCGGGCGCGTCCACCGGTTCCGGTGGCGAGATCCGCGACGAAGGCGCCACCGGTCGCGGTGCCAAGCCCAAGGCCGGCCTGACTGGCTTCACCGTGTCGAACCTGCAGATCCCGGGCTTCGAACAGCCGTGGGAAAAGCCGTACGGCAAGCCTGAGCGCATCGTCAACGCCCTCGACATCATGATCGAAGGCCCACTGGGCGGCGCGGCGTTCAACAACGAATTCGGTCGCCCGGCCCTGACTGGCTACTTCCGTACCTTCGAACAATCCATCACCACTCCACGTGGCGAAGAGGTTCGCGGCTACCACAAGCCGATCATGCTCGCCGGCGGCATGGGCAACATCCGCGCCGAACACGTGCAGAAAGGCGAGATCGTGGTCGGCTCCAAGCTGATCGTCCTCGGCGGCCCGGCCATGTTGATCGGCCTGGGTGGCGGCGCGGCTTCGTCCATGGCCACCGGCACCAGCTCGGCAGACCTGGACTTCGCTTCGGTCCAACGGGAAAACCCGGAAATGGAACGCCGCTGCCAGGAAGTCATCGACCGTTGCTGGCAGTTGGGTGAGCACAACCCGATCAGCTTCATCCACGACGTCGGCGCGGGCGGCCTGTCCAACGCCTTCCCGGAGCTGGTCAACGATGGTGGCCGTGGTGGTCGCTTCGAATTGCGCAACATTCCGAACGACGAGCCGGGCATGGCCCCGCACGAAATCTGGAGCAACGAATCCCAGGAACGTTATGTCCTGGCGGTCGGCCCGGCCGACTTCGAGCGCTTCCAGGCCATTTGCGAGCGCGAGCGTTGCCCGTTCGCCGTGGTCGGTGAAGCCACCGCCGAACCGCAACTGACCGTGACTGACAGCCATTTCGGCAACAGCCCGGTGGACATGCCGCTGGAAGTGCTGCTGGGCAAGGCCCCGCGCATGCACCGTTCGGCCGTTCGCGAAACCGAGCTGGGCGACGATTTCGATCCGTCCACCCTCGACATCGCCGATTCCATCGAGCGCGTGCTGCATCACCCGGCCGTGGCGAGCAAGAGCTTCCTGATCACCATCGGCGACCGCACCATCACCGGCCTTGTGGCCCGCGACCAGATGGTCGGCCCGTGGCAGGTACCGGTGGCCGACGTGGCCGTGACCGCCACCAGCTTCGACGTCTACACCGGCGAAGCCATGGCCATGGGCGAGCGCACGCCGCTGGCGCTGCTGGACGCCCCGGCGTCGGGCCGCATGGCGATCGGCGAAACCCTGACCAACATCGCGGCTTCGCGCATCGGCAAGATTTCCGACATCAAGCTGTCGGCCAACTGGATGTCCGCCGCCGGTCACCCGGGTGAAGACGCCCGCCTGTACGACACCGTCAAGGCTGTCGGCATGGAGCTGTGCCCTGAGCTGGGCATCACCATTCCGGTGGGCAAGGACTCCATGTCCATGGCCACGCGCTGGAATGACGAAGGCGTGGACAAGAGCGTGACCTCGCCGCTGTCGCTGATCGTGACCGGTTTCGCCCCGGTCACGGACATCCGCCAGACCCTGACCCCGCAACTGCGCATGGACAAGGGCACCACCGACCTGATCCTGATCGACCTGGGCCGTGGCCAGAACCGCATGGGCGCCTCGATCCTGGCCCAGGTGCATGGCAAGCTCGGCTCGCAAGCGCCGGACGTCGACGATGCCGAAGACCTGAAGGCGTTCTTCGCCGTGATCCAGGGCCTCAACGCCGACGGTCACCTGCTGGCCTACCACGACCGTTCCGATGGCGGCTTGCTGACCACCGTGATGGAAATGGCCTTCGCCGGTCACTGCGGCCTGAACCTGACCCTGGACAGCGTCGCCGAATCCGCCGCCGAGATCCCGGCGATCCTGTTCAACGAAGAGTTGGGTGCGGTGATCCAGGTTCGCCAGGACGCCACCCCGGACATCCTCGCCCAGTTCAGCGCCGCCGGCCTGGCCGAGTGCGTCTCGGTGATCGGCCAGCCGATCAACAACGCCCACATCAACATCACCTTCAACGGCGACACCGTCTTCGAAGGCCAGCGCCGCCTGTTGCAGCGCCAGTGGGCCGAGACCAGCTACCAGATCCAGCGCCTGCGTGACAACGTCGAATGCGCCGAGCAGGAATTCGACGCGCTGCTGGAAGAAGACAATCCGGGCCTGAGCGCCAAGCTCAGCTACGACGTCAACGACAATGTGGCCGCGCCGTACATCAAGAAAGGCATTCGCCCACAAGTGGCCGTCCTGCGCGAGCAGGGCGTCAACGGCCAGGTGGAGATGGCGGCAGCGTTCGACCGCGCCGGTTTCAACGCGATCGACGTGCACATGAGTGACATCCTCGCCGGTCGTGTCGATCTGAACGACTTCAAGGGCATGGTCGCCTGCGGCGGCTTCTCCTACGGTGACGTGCTGGGTGCCGGTGAAGGCTGGGCCAAGTCGGCGCTGTTCAACAGCCGCGCCCGCGATGCGTTCCAAGGCTTTTTCGAACGCACCGACAGCTTCACCCTTGGCGTGTGCAACGGTTGCCAGATGATGTCCAACCTGCACGAGCTGATCCCGGGCAGCGAGTTCTGGCCGCACTTCGTGCGTAACCGTTCCGAGCAGTTCGAAGCCCGTGTCGCGATGGTTCAGGTGCAAGAATCGAACTCGATCTTCCTGCAGGGCATGGCCGGTTCGCGCATGCCGATCGCCATCGCCCACGGCGAAGGCCATGCGGAGTTCCAGAGCGAAGAAGCGTTGCTCGAAGCCGACCTGTCCGGTTGCGTGTCGCTGCGTTTCGTCGACAACCACGGCAAGGTCACTGAAACCTACCCGGCCAACCCGAACGGCTCGCCGCGCGGGATCACTGGCCTGACCAGCCGCGACGGCCGCGTCACGATCATGATGCCGCACCCTGAGCGGGTGTTCCGCGCGGTGCAGAACTCGTGGCGTTCGGACGACTGGAACGAAGACGCGCCATGGATGCGCATGTTCCGCAACGCCCGCGTCTGGGTGAACTGA
- a CDS encoding Nif3-like dinuclear metal center hexameric protein, translating into MYKLCFFVPASHVDEVKSAVFAAGGGRIGDYDHCAWQVLGLGQFRPLDGSQPFIGEAGQVEQVEEWKVELVVADELIRPVVEALKQSHPYETPAYEVWRLEEF; encoded by the coding sequence GTGTACAAGCTCTGCTTCTTCGTCCCGGCCAGTCATGTGGACGAGGTCAAAAGCGCCGTATTCGCTGCCGGTGGCGGACGAATCGGCGACTATGACCACTGCGCCTGGCAGGTGCTGGGCCTGGGTCAGTTTCGCCCGTTGGACGGCAGCCAGCCGTTCATCGGCGAGGCCGGGCAGGTCGAGCAGGTCGAGGAGTGGAAGGTAGAGCTTGTTGTCGCCGATGAGTTGATCCGCCCCGTGGTGGAGGCGCTGAAACAGAGCCATCCCTACGAGACACCGGCGTATGAGGTGTGGCGGTTGGAGGAATTCTGA
- the nagE gene encoding N-acetylglucosamine-specific PTS transporter subunit IIBC: protein MYQHFIEGLQRLGRALMLPIAILPIAGLLLRLGDTDLLNIAIIHDAGEAIFANLPMIFAIGIAVGFARDNNGTAGLAGAIGYLVMIATLKVLDATINMGMLAGIISGLLAGALYNRFKDIKLPEYLAFFGGRRFVPIVTGFSAVGLGLVFGLVWPPIQHGINSFGELLMASGSFGAFVFGVFNRLLIVTGLHHILNNMAWFIFGSFTDPTTGAVVTGDLTRYFAGDPKGGQFMTGMFPVMLFGLPAACLAMYRNALPQRRKVMGGILLSMALTSFLTGVTEPIEFAFMFLAPLLYLVHALLTGLSMAVTNLLNIHLGFTFSGGFIDMVLGWGKSTNGWLVIPVGLAYAAIYYLVFDFCIRRFDLKTPGREEVPVGDKPVIAENQRAAAYIQALGGADNLITVGACTTRLRLDMVDRGKASDAQLKALGAMAVVRPGNGGSLQVVVGPMADSIADEIRLALPSSERPASAPVAAVAEPVPPTVVSEAEAQQWLAALGGGGNVLQLDCVAMSRLRVQLADGKGLSENQLKALGCQGISSLDGGVWHLLLGEKAPGLWRALEVVMVSPRAGIKA from the coding sequence ATGTACCAGCATTTCATCGAAGGGCTGCAACGCCTCGGCCGGGCGCTGATGCTGCCGATCGCGATCCTGCCGATCGCCGGCCTGCTCCTGCGCCTGGGTGACACGGACCTATTGAATATCGCGATAATCCACGACGCTGGCGAAGCGATTTTTGCCAACCTGCCGATGATCTTCGCCATCGGCATCGCCGTGGGGTTCGCCCGGGACAACAACGGCACCGCCGGACTGGCCGGGGCCATCGGTTACCTGGTCATGATCGCGACCCTGAAGGTGCTCGACGCGACCATCAACATGGGCATGCTCGCCGGGATCATCAGTGGCCTGTTGGCCGGCGCGCTGTACAACCGTTTCAAGGACATCAAGCTGCCGGAGTACCTGGCGTTCTTTGGCGGCCGGCGCTTCGTGCCGATCGTCACCGGTTTCAGCGCCGTCGGCCTGGGCCTGGTGTTCGGCCTGGTCTGGCCGCCGATCCAGCACGGCATCAACAGCTTCGGCGAGCTGCTGATGGCCAGCGGTAGCTTCGGTGCGTTCGTCTTCGGTGTATTCAATCGATTGCTGATCGTCACCGGCCTGCACCACATCCTCAACAACATGGCCTGGTTCATCTTCGGCAGCTTCACCGACCCGACTACCGGCGCGGTGGTCACTGGCGACCTGACCCGTTATTTCGCCGGCGACCCCAAGGGCGGCCAGTTCATGACCGGCATGTTCCCGGTGATGCTTTTCGGCCTGCCCGCCGCGTGCCTGGCGATGTACCGCAACGCCCTGCCCCAGCGGCGCAAGGTCATGGGCGGGATCCTGCTGTCAATGGCGCTGACTTCGTTCCTGACCGGCGTCACCGAGCCGATCGAATTTGCGTTCATGTTCCTTGCGCCGCTGTTGTACCTGGTCCATGCGCTGCTCACTGGCCTGTCGATGGCGGTGACGAACCTGCTGAATATCCACCTGGGCTTTACCTTCTCGGGCGGTTTCATCGACATGGTCCTGGGCTGGGGCAAATCCACCAACGGTTGGTTGGTCATCCCGGTGGGCCTGGCCTACGCGGCGATTTATTACCTGGTGTTCGACTTCTGCATCCGCCGCTTCGACCTGAAGACGCCGGGGCGTGAGGAAGTACCGGTGGGCGACAAACCGGTCATCGCCGAAAACCAACGCGCCGCTGCGTATATCCAAGCCTTGGGCGGTGCCGACAACCTGATCACTGTTGGCGCCTGCACCACCCGCCTGCGCCTGGACATGGTGGATCGCGGCAAGGCGTCCGACGCCCAGCTCAAGGCCCTCGGCGCGATGGCCGTGGTCAGACCGGGTAATGGCGGCAGCTTGCAAGTGGTGGTGGGGCCGATGGCGGATAGCATTGCGGATGAAATTCGCTTGGCGTTGCCCTCTTCCGAACGACCAGCCAGCGCGCCCGTGGCCGCCGTAGCTGAGCCTGTCCCGCCGACAGTCGTCTCCGAGGCCGAAGCACAACAATGGCTCGCGGCCCTGGGCGGTGGCGGGAATGTGTTGCAGCTCGATTGCGTGGCGATGAGCCGTTTGCGGGTGCAACTGGCCGATGGCAAGGGATTGTCGGAAAACCAGCTCAAGGCGCTTGGGTGCCAGGGGATCAGCTCACTGGACGGTGGCGTTTGGCACTTGCTGCTGGGGGAGAAAGCGCCGGGGTTGTGGCGGGCGTTGGAGGTGGTGATGGTGAGCCCGAGGGCTGGGATCAAGGCTTAG
- the ptsP gene encoding phosphoenolpyruvate--protein phosphotransferase, producing the protein MPNNNKELILSAPLSGPVLTLANVPDAVFASGAMGDGIAIDPLNDTLYAPCDGEVIHVARTGHAVTLRADNGAELLLHLGLDTVELQGDGFSILVKEGARVSNGQALLRYDLDNVAQRCKSLVSLLVITNGEHFQARPITLKGVKVGEPLLHIVSKTPNETRDDELDVGIEVFGQIRIAHRGGLHARPAALVRQTAQGFKSRSQLHFGGRSASCDSVMGMMGLAINEQAEVHVSCRGSDAEAALQALLTTLSTALAEEAHTQAPQAKAPSRAAEEGVLHGVCAAPGLVSGTLVRLEGIQLPEDVGGHDVEEQRQRLRQALAHVSRDIQITLEHAKARRHIDEQAIFSAHLALLEDPVLLDAADLSIDQGRAAPHAWSQSIDMQCQVLRQLGSALLAERANDLHDLRQRVLRVLLGEACKFDVPTGAIVAARELTPSDLLQLSAQGVAGVCMAEGGATSHVAILARGKGLPCLVALGEALLAQAPGQSVVLDADGGRLELTPSAERLTQVQQVHSQRVALRAQQQTLAHTPARTVDGIGIEVAANAASSIEAGEAFANGADGIGLLRTEFLFVDRHTAPDDEEQREAYQAVLDAMGDRPVIIRTIDVGGDKQLDYLPLPAEANPVLGLRGIRLAQVRPELLDQQLRALLQTRPLQRCRILLPMVTEVDELLHIRQRLDALAAELGLEERPQLGVMIEVPAAALLAEQLAEHADFLSIGTNDLSQYTLAMDRDHAGLAARVDALHPALLRLIAQTCVGAARHGRWVGVCGALASDPLATPVLIGLGVRELSVSPPQVGEIKDRVRHLDAAQCQRISTDLLNLASAAAVRQACHQHWPLG; encoded by the coding sequence ATGCCCAACAACAATAAAGAGCTGATCCTCAGCGCCCCGCTCAGCGGTCCGGTGCTCACCCTCGCCAACGTGCCGGACGCGGTGTTCGCCAGCGGTGCGATGGGCGATGGGATCGCCATTGATCCACTGAACGATACCCTCTACGCCCCCTGCGACGGCGAGGTGATCCACGTCGCTCGTACCGGCCACGCCGTAACACTGCGGGCCGACAACGGCGCCGAATTGCTGCTGCACCTCGGGCTGGACACCGTCGAGTTGCAGGGCGACGGTTTTTCCATACTGGTCAAGGAAGGTGCGCGAGTCAGCAACGGCCAGGCGCTGCTGCGCTATGACCTGGACAACGTGGCCCAGCGCTGCAAAAGCCTGGTCAGCCTGTTGGTCATCACCAACGGCGAACACTTCCAGGCACGGCCGATCACACTTAAAGGCGTCAAGGTCGGCGAACCGTTGCTGCACATCGTCAGCAAGACACCGAATGAAACACGTGACGATGAGTTGGACGTCGGCATCGAGGTGTTCGGCCAGATCCGTATCGCCCATCGGGGAGGCCTGCACGCCCGACCGGCAGCCTTGGTCCGCCAGACCGCGCAAGGGTTCAAGAGTCGCTCGCAGCTGCACTTTGGCGGTCGGTCGGCGTCCTGCGACAGCGTCATGGGCATGATGGGCCTGGCGATCAACGAACAGGCTGAGGTGCATGTCAGTTGTCGCGGCAGCGATGCCGAAGCGGCGTTGCAAGCGCTGTTGACCACCCTGTCCACGGCCCTGGCCGAAGAGGCTCATACCCAGGCGCCCCAGGCCAAGGCACCGAGCCGGGCCGCTGAAGAGGGTGTGCTGCACGGCGTCTGCGCCGCCCCCGGACTGGTCAGCGGGACGCTGGTCCGGCTGGAGGGCATTCAATTGCCCGAGGATGTCGGTGGACATGACGTCGAAGAGCAACGTCAACGACTGCGCCAAGCCCTGGCCCACGTCAGTCGCGACATCCAGATCACGCTGGAACACGCCAAGGCCCGGCGCCACATCGATGAGCAGGCCATTTTCAGCGCCCATCTGGCGTTGCTGGAAGACCCGGTCCTGCTGGACGCCGCTGACCTCTCGATCGATCAGGGCCGTGCCGCGCCCCATGCCTGGAGCCAGTCCATCGACATGCAGTGCCAGGTGCTACGGCAATTGGGCAGTGCACTGCTGGCCGAGCGCGCCAATGATTTGCACGACCTGCGCCAGCGGGTTCTGCGGGTGTTGCTGGGTGAAGCCTGTAAGTTCGACGTACCGACAGGCGCGATCGTCGCCGCGCGAGAGCTGACCCCCTCAGACCTGTTGCAACTCAGCGCCCAAGGCGTGGCCGGCGTATGTATGGCCGAAGGCGGCGCGACCTCCCACGTGGCGATCCTGGCCCGGGGCAAAGGCCTGCCCTGCCTGGTGGCGTTGGGCGAGGCCCTGCTTGCACAGGCGCCGGGCCAATCGGTGGTGCTGGACGCAGACGGCGGCCGCCTCGAACTCACGCCAAGCGCCGAGCGACTGACACAAGTGCAGCAAGTGCACAGTCAACGCGTCGCCTTGCGCGCCCAGCAACAGACCCTCGCCCATACGCCGGCGCGAACGGTTGATGGAATAGGGATCGAAGTCGCCGCCAACGCTGCCTCCAGCATCGAAGCGGGCGAGGCCTTCGCCAACGGTGCCGATGGCATCGGCTTGCTGCGCACCGAATTTCTCTTCGTCGACCGCCACACCGCCCCCGACGACGAAGAACAACGCGAGGCCTATCAGGCCGTGCTCGATGCCATGGGCGACAGGCCCGTGATCATCCGCACCATCGACGTCGGTGGCGACAAGCAATTGGACTACCTGCCGCTGCCGGCCGAAGCCAACCCGGTGCTCGGCCTGCGAGGCATTCGCCTGGCCCAGGTGCGGCCGGAACTGTTGGATCAGCAATTGCGGGCGCTGCTGCAAACCCGTCCACTGCAGCGCTGCCGCATTCTGTTGCCGATGGTCACCGAGGTTGACGAACTGCTGCACATCCGCCAGCGCCTTGATGCCTTGGCCGCCGAACTCGGCCTGGAGGAGCGCCCGCAGCTTGGGGTGATGATCGAAGTGCCAGCCGCCGCACTGCTCGCCGAACAGCTGGCCGAACACGCGGATTTCCTGTCCATCGGCACCAACGACCTGTCCCAGTACACCCTCGCCATGGACCGCGACCACGCCGGTCTCGCCGCCCGGGTCGATGCCCTGCACCCGGCGCTGTTGCGGCTGATCGCCCAGACCTGCGTCGGTGCGGCCAGGCATGGGCGCTGGGTCGGGGTGTGCGGGGCCCTGGCCTCCGATCCGCTGGCGACGCCGGTGCTGATCGGGCTGGGTGTACGGGAACTGTCGGTCAGCCCGCCGCAGGTCGGTGAGATCAAGGACCGCGTACGCCACCTGGATGCCGCCCAGTGCCAGCGCATCAGTACCGACTTGCTGAACCTGGCCAGCGCCGCCGCCGTGCGCCAGGCCTGTCATCAACATTGGCCCCTGGGCTGA
- a CDS encoding SIS domain-containing protein, whose amino-acid sequence MTSKMLEEALASAEAVERQLQRLDPTLAEIAGRLRRQPPQVAMTVARGSSDHAASYFAYLTMQQLGLPVASLPMSVVTLQQAPLKVSGQVAFAFSQSGQSPDLVNSLRLLRKRGALSVAMVNAEDSPLEAACEFSVPLCAGIESSVAATKSFIATLSASARLVAHWKDDTELLEAGHALPEGLRDAASQDWSAAVEALRDCQRLMVIGRGAGFAIAQEAALKFKETSAIQAEAFSSAEVRHGPMALIDENYPLLVFAPRGAEQAGVLSLAADMRERGARVLLAAPDDIAERDLTLSRAGHPALDPILAIQSFYGMAARLAVARGLDPDQPRHLSKVTRTH is encoded by the coding sequence TTGACTTCCAAAATGCTTGAAGAGGCCCTCGCCTCAGCCGAAGCCGTCGAGCGTCAATTGCAGCGACTGGATCCGACGCTGGCGGAAATCGCCGGACGCTTGCGTCGTCAACCGCCGCAAGTGGCGATGACCGTGGCTCGGGGCAGTTCCGACCACGCCGCCAGTTATTTCGCTTACCTGACCATGCAGCAATTGGGCTTGCCGGTGGCATCGCTGCCGATGTCGGTGGTCACGCTGCAACAGGCGCCGCTGAAGGTCAGCGGCCAGGTGGCGTTCGCGTTCTCGCAGTCGGGGCAGAGCCCGGACCTGGTCAACAGCCTGCGCCTGTTGCGCAAGCGCGGCGCGTTGAGCGTGGCGATGGTCAACGCAGAGGATTCTCCGCTGGAGGCGGCCTGCGAATTCAGCGTGCCGTTGTGCGCCGGCATCGAGAGCAGTGTAGCCGCGACCAAGAGTTTCATTGCCACCCTCAGCGCCAGTGCGCGGTTGGTGGCCCACTGGAAGGACGACACCGAGTTGCTCGAAGCCGGCCATGCGCTGCCCGAAGGCCTGCGCGACGCGGCGAGCCAGGATTGGAGCGCCGCCGTCGAAGCGCTGCGTGACTGCCAACGGCTCATGGTGATTGGTCGTGGCGCCGGTTTTGCCATCGCCCAGGAAGCGGCACTCAAGTTCAAGGAAACCTCGGCGATCCAGGCCGAAGCCTTCAGCAGCGCCGAAGTCCGTCACGGGCCGATGGCCCTGATCGACGAAAACTATCCGCTGCTGGTTTTTGCTCCGCGCGGTGCCGAGCAGGCTGGCGTGTTGAGCCTGGCCGCCGACATGCGCGAGCGCGGCGCCCGGGTACTGCTGGCCGCCCCCGATGACATCGCCGAGCGCGACTTGACGCTGAGTCGCGCCGGGCATCCAGCCCTGGACCCGATCCTGGCGATCCAGAGCTTTTACGGCATGGCCGCCCGATTGGCCGTGGCCCGAGGCCTGGACCCCGATCAGCCACGGCACTTGAGCAAGGTCACCCGGACCCACTGA
- the nagA gene encoding N-acetylglucosamine-6-phosphate deacetylase, translating into MSEDNILTANGWIRGRLIHEHGKVVSVEGQPCDPTSNDLPYLLPGFIDLHVHGGGGKDIMEGAPAFETIARTHVRFGTTALLATTMTAPSEEIASVLKALGEFCERRPSGSARVLGVHLEGPYINPGKLGAQPNFAHTALMAEVETYLALAPIRVITIAPEIAGHDALIRALSVRGVRMQIGHTLGSYEEGVAALAAGASSFTHLYNAMSPLHHREPGIVGAALAHAQYAELIPDLLHVHPGAMRVALRSIPCLYCVTDSTAAAGMPDGEYKLGSHTVTKCLGGVRLADGTLAGSTLTMDQALRNLVKIGLPLDDASRRLSQFPADYLGLPERGRLHPGAWADCVRLDRALNLIDVMVEGEAVDFQNA; encoded by the coding sequence ATGTCCGAAGACAACATCCTCACCGCCAACGGCTGGATACGCGGCCGCCTGATCCATGAACACGGCAAGGTCGTGTCCGTCGAAGGCCAGCCCTGCGACCCGACGAGCAACGACCTGCCCTACCTGCTGCCCGGTTTCATCGACCTGCATGTGCACGGTGGTGGCGGCAAGGACATCATGGAAGGCGCCCCAGCCTTCGAAACCATCGCCCGTACCCACGTGCGCTTTGGCACCACGGCGTTGCTCGCCACCACCATGACCGCGCCAAGCGAAGAAATCGCCAGCGTCCTCAAGGCCCTCGGTGAGTTCTGCGAACGGCGGCCCAGCGGCAGCGCACGTGTCCTCGGTGTTCACTTGGAAGGCCCTTACATCAACCCCGGCAAACTCGGCGCGCAACCGAATTTCGCCCACACCGCGTTAATGGCCGAGGTGGAAACGTACCTGGCCCTGGCGCCGATCCGGGTGATTACCATCGCACCGGAAATCGCCGGCCACGATGCCTTGATCCGTGCCCTCAGCGTTCGCGGTGTGCGCATGCAGATCGGCCATACCCTCGGCAGCTACGAAGAAGGCGTCGCGGCACTGGCCGCCGGGGCCAGCAGTTTTACCCATTTGTACAACGCCATGAGCCCGCTGCATCACCGCGAACCGGGCATCGTCGGTGCGGCGCTGGCCCATGCGCAATACGCCGAGCTGATCCCGGATCTGCTGCACGTGCACCCCGGTGCCATGCGCGTGGCGTTGCGTTCGATCCCGTGCCTGTATTGCGTTACCGACTCCACCGCCGCCGCCGGCATGCCCGATGGCGAATACAAGCTGGGCAGCCACACCGTGACCAAATGCCTGGGCGGCGTGCGGCTGGCCGACGGCACCTTGGCCGGCAGCACCCTGACGATGGACCAGGCCCTGCGCAACCTGGTGAAGATCGGCCTGCCCCTCGACGACGCCTCCCGACGCCTGTCGCAATTCCCCGCCGACTACCTCGGCCTGCCCGAGCGCGGACGCCTGCATCCCGGCGCCTGGGCCGACTGCGTGCGCCTTGACCGTGCCCTGAACCTGATCGACGTAATGGTCGAAGGAGAAGCCGTTGACTTCCAAAATGCTTGA